A single genomic interval of Burkholderia cepacia ATCC 25416 harbors:
- a CDS encoding DUF3185 family protein: MSRVISVALLVGGVVLLYFGGQSFHSINDNVSRFFTGSPATKTILLIAGGAVASFIGLIGLAMPGNKR, translated from the coding sequence ATGTCCCGGGTCATCTCGGTTGCACTGCTCGTCGGCGGCGTCGTGCTGCTGTATTTCGGCGGCCAGTCGTTCCATTCGATCAACGACAACGTGTCGCGCTTCTTCACCGGTTCGCCCGCGACGAAGACGATCCTGCTGATCGCGGGCGGCGCCGTCGCATCGTTCATCGGCCTGATCGGCCTCGCGATGCCGGGCAACAAGCGCTGA
- the dksA gene encoding RNA polymerase-binding protein DksA, producing MTKKLLTEAEILKMSDKDYMNEDQLAFFKNRLEQLQADILKNAGQTTENLRETVIVPDPADRATIEEEHALELRTRDRERKLLKKVQQSLARIDSGDYGWCEETGEPIGIPRLLARPTATLSLEAQERRELRQKLFGD from the coding sequence ATGACGAAGAAACTCTTGACCGAAGCCGAAATCCTGAAGATGAGCGACAAGGATTACATGAATGAGGATCAGCTCGCCTTCTTCAAAAATCGGCTCGAACAGTTGCAGGCGGACATCCTCAAGAATGCAGGCCAGACGACCGAGAACCTGCGCGAGACGGTGATCGTCCCCGATCCCGCCGATCGCGCGACGATCGAGGAAGAGCACGCGCTCGAGCTGCGCACGCGCGATCGCGAACGCAAGCTCCTCAAGAAGGTTCAGCAGTCGCTCGCCCGCATCGATTCCGGCGATTACGGCTGGTGCGAGGAAACCGGCGAGCCGATCGGCATTCCGCGGCTGCTCGCCCGTCCGACCGCCACGCTGTCGCTCGAGGCGCAGGAGCGCCGCGAGTTGCGCCAGAAGCTGTTCGGCGACTGA
- the lpxL gene encoding lauroyl acyltransferase LpxL, translating to MLGRLGTHLAIGLLKLLALLPYGLTARFGDGLGWLLYKIPSRRKRIVHTNLKLCFPDWSDARREEVAGQHFRHAIRSYVERSVQWFGSEKKLAKLIQVDSAVDLDDPDLPPTLFLGLHFVGIEAGSIWLNRSLHRRCGSLYQPFSNAVLEEEAKKARGRFDAEMVGRADSARVVLRWLRDRKPVMLGADMDYGLRNSTFVPFFGVPACTLTAVGRLAKTGRAQVVPFIGEVLPNYKGYRLKVFKPWDQYPTGDDDLDARRMNEFLEEQIPLMPEQYYWVHKRFKTRPAGEPSLY from the coding sequence ATGCTAGGTCGTCTAGGCACGCACCTCGCCATTGGCTTGCTGAAACTGCTCGCCCTGTTGCCGTACGGCCTGACCGCACGGTTCGGCGATGGTCTCGGCTGGCTGCTCTACAAGATCCCCAGCCGGCGAAAACGCATCGTACACACCAATCTGAAACTCTGCTTCCCGGATTGGAGCGATGCACGCCGCGAGGAAGTGGCAGGCCAGCATTTCCGCCATGCGATCCGCAGCTACGTCGAGCGCAGCGTGCAGTGGTTCGGCTCGGAGAAAAAGCTCGCGAAGCTGATCCAGGTCGACAGCGCGGTCGACCTCGACGATCCGGACCTGCCGCCGACGCTGTTCCTCGGCCTGCACTTCGTCGGCATCGAAGCCGGCTCGATCTGGCTGAACCGTTCGCTCCACCGCCGCTGCGGGTCGCTCTACCAGCCGTTCTCGAACGCCGTGCTCGAGGAAGAGGCGAAGAAGGCGCGCGGGCGTTTCGACGCCGAGATGGTCGGCCGCGCGGACAGCGCGCGCGTCGTGCTGCGCTGGCTGCGCGACCGCAAGCCGGTGATGCTCGGCGCCGACATGGATTACGGGCTGCGCAATTCGACGTTCGTCCCGTTTTTCGGCGTGCCCGCGTGCACGCTGACGGCGGTCGGCCGGCTCGCGAAGACGGGCCGCGCGCAGGTCGTGCCGTTCATCGGCGAAGTGCTGCCGAACTACAAGGGTTATCGCCTGAAGGTATTCAAGCCGTGGGATCAGTACCCGACGGGCGACGACGATCTCGACGCGCGGCGGATGAACGAATTCCTCGAGGAACAGATCCCGCTGATGCCCGAGCAATACTATTGGGTCCACAAGCGCTTCAAGACGCGCCCGGCCGGCGAGCCGAGCCTGTACTAA
- a CDS encoding CobW family GTP-binding protein, with amino-acid sequence MATPVTILTGFLGSGKTTLLKRILNEQHGMKIAVIENEFGEENIDNEILVQDSNEQIIQMSNGCICCTIRGDLARALGDLAAKKREGKLDFDRIVIETTGLANPGPVAQTFFIDSEIADDFLLDAVITLVDAKHANAQLDEHEVVQRQVGFADRLFITKSDLVDDQTVAGLKHRLMHMNPKAAIKVVNFGEADIKEIFDLRGFNLNAKLEIDPDFLAEDDHAHHHHDHDHDHDHANCDHDHGQCAHDHDHGHHHHHHAHHDDKIKSFVYRNDRPFDPNKLEDFLGGILQIYGERMLRYKGVLYMKGVDRKVVFQGVHQMMGSDLAAKWLPIEKKTNKMVFIGVDLPQDLITDGLDACLA; translated from the coding sequence ATGGCCACTCCCGTCACCATCCTCACCGGCTTCCTCGGCAGCGGCAAGACGACGCTGCTCAAGCGCATCCTGAACGAACAGCACGGCATGAAGATCGCCGTGATCGAGAACGAGTTCGGCGAAGAGAACATCGACAACGAAATCCTCGTGCAGGATTCGAACGAGCAGATCATCCAGATGAGCAACGGCTGCATCTGCTGCACGATCCGCGGCGACCTCGCACGCGCGCTCGGCGACCTGGCCGCGAAGAAGCGCGAAGGCAAGCTCGACTTCGACCGCATCGTGATCGAAACCACCGGCCTTGCGAACCCGGGCCCCGTCGCGCAGACCTTCTTCATCGACAGCGAAATCGCCGACGACTTCCTGCTCGACGCGGTCATCACGCTGGTCGACGCGAAGCACGCGAACGCGCAGCTCGACGAGCACGAAGTCGTGCAGCGCCAGGTCGGCTTCGCCGACCGGCTGTTCATCACGAAGTCGGACCTGGTCGACGACCAGACCGTGGCCGGCCTGAAGCACCGCCTGATGCACATGAACCCGAAGGCCGCGATCAAGGTCGTGAACTTCGGCGAAGCCGACATCAAGGAAATCTTCGACCTGCGCGGCTTCAACCTGAACGCGAAGCTCGAGATCGACCCCGACTTCCTCGCCGAGGACGATCACGCGCATCATCACCACGATCACGACCATGATCACGATCACGCCAATTGCGACCACGATCACGGTCAATGCGCGCACGATCACGACCACGGCCACCACCATCACCACCACGCGCACCACGACGACAAGATCAAGTCGTTCGTGTATCGCAACGACCGCCCGTTCGACCCGAACAAGCTGGAAGACTTCCTCGGCGGCATCCTGCAGATCTACGGCGAGCGGATGCTGCGCTACAAGGGCGTGCTGTACATGAAGGGCGTCGACCGCAAGGTCGTGTTCCAGGGCGTGCATCAGATGATGGGCAGCGACCTCGCCGCGAAGTGGCTGCCGATCGAGAAGAAGACGAACAAGATGGTGTTCATCGGCGTCGATCTGCCGCAGGACCTGATCACCGACGGCCTCGACGCCTGTCTCGCCTGA
- a CDS encoding DUF484 family protein, which translates to MNDREVADYLLANPEFFAQHAELLATIRLANPHGKAAISLQERQMEMLRDKNKHLERRLAELVRYGHENDSLSAKFSRWTARVIAERDPYALPRTIADGIADVFDVPQTALRVWDVADTYSQADFARQVGEEVRLFTNGLSTPYCGANTGFEAAQWLAPAVAAPAANAAEGADAAPPAGDGSAASVALLALRAPLAGTDAPAFGLLVLGSPDPRRFHDGMATDFLAQIATLASAALTRLLPH; encoded by the coding sequence ATGAACGATCGCGAAGTCGCCGACTACCTGCTCGCCAATCCCGAATTCTTCGCGCAGCACGCCGAACTGCTCGCGACGATCCGCCTTGCGAACCCGCACGGCAAGGCCGCGATCTCGCTGCAGGAGCGGCAGATGGAGATGTTGCGCGACAAGAACAAGCATCTCGAGCGCCGGCTCGCCGAACTCGTGCGCTACGGCCACGAGAACGACAGCCTGTCCGCGAAGTTCAGCCGCTGGACCGCCCGCGTGATCGCGGAACGCGATCCGTACGCGCTGCCGCGCACGATCGCCGACGGCATCGCCGACGTATTCGACGTGCCGCAGACGGCACTGCGCGTGTGGGACGTCGCCGACACCTATTCGCAGGCCGACTTCGCGCGCCAGGTCGGCGAGGAAGTGCGCCTGTTCACGAACGGCCTGTCGACGCCGTACTGCGGTGCGAACACGGGCTTCGAGGCCGCGCAGTGGCTCGCGCCCGCGGTCGCCGCCCCGGCCGCGAATGCGGCGGAAGGCGCGGACGCCGCGCCGCCGGCCGGCGACGGCTCGGCCGCATCGGTCGCGCTGCTCGCGCTGCGCGCGCCGCTTGCCGGCACCGATGCGCCCGCGTTCGGCCTGCTCGTACTGGGTTCGCCCGACCCGCGCCGCTTCCACGACGGGATGGCCACCGACTTCCTCGCGCAGATCGCAACGCTCGCGAGCGCCGCGCTCACGCGCCTGCTGCCGCACTGA
- a CDS encoding HigA family addiction module antitoxin, translating into MNRIINPPHSGETLRDDVLPALGLTVTEAASQLGVTRAALSRILHGHAGISPEMALRLEAWLGEENGGRADPWLAQQSAHDLWRARAKGAPKVARAQART; encoded by the coding sequence ATGAACCGCATCATCAATCCGCCCCATTCGGGCGAAACGCTGCGCGACGACGTGCTGCCGGCGCTTGGCCTGACCGTCACCGAGGCCGCGTCGCAGCTGGGCGTGACGCGTGCCGCACTGTCGCGAATCCTGCACGGCCATGCCGGCATCTCGCCGGAAATGGCGCTGCGCCTCGAAGCGTGGCTCGGCGAGGAAAACGGGGGGCGGGCCGATCCGTGGCTCGCGCAGCAGTCGGCCCACGATCTGTGGCGGGCGCGCGCGAAGGGCGCGCCGAAGGTGGCGAGGGCGCAGGCGCGTACATGA
- a CDS encoding class I SAM-dependent rRNA methyltransferase: MQTVTLKPSKDKSLLRRHPWIYANAIDRVDGKPAPGATVIVRAHDGRFLARGAYSPQSQIRVRVWSFDENEPIDHAFFKRRVQRAVAHRTTMVSGTGAVRLVFGEADGLPGLIVDYYVADTAEAGAAPRGQLVCQFMAAGVEAWKDAIVKALVGATGCPNVYERSDVSIRDKEGLEQTTGVLAGDAPPATLISNENGVRYHVDVPNGHKTGFYVDQRDNRALVAQYAADRDVLNCFCYTGGFSLAALKGGAKRVVSIDSSGDALALAQQNVVANGFDAERATWLDADAFKTLRRLVDEGERFDLIVLDPPKFAPTRDSVDRAARAYKDINLSGFKLLRPGGLLFTYSCSGAIDMDLFQKIVAGAAADAKVDARILKRLGAGVDHPLLAAFPEGEYLKGLLLQIV, encoded by the coding sequence ATGCAAACCGTCACCCTCAAGCCATCCAAGGACAAATCGCTGCTGCGCCGCCATCCGTGGATCTACGCCAATGCGATCGACCGCGTCGACGGCAAGCCCGCGCCCGGCGCGACCGTGATCGTGCGCGCGCACGACGGCCGCTTCCTCGCGCGCGGCGCGTACAGCCCGCAGTCGCAGATCCGCGTGCGCGTGTGGAGCTTCGACGAGAACGAGCCGATCGACCACGCGTTCTTCAAGCGCCGCGTGCAGCGCGCCGTTGCGCACCGCACGACGATGGTGTCGGGCACGGGCGCGGTGCGGCTCGTGTTCGGCGAAGCCGACGGGCTGCCGGGGCTGATCGTCGACTATTACGTCGCGGACACTGCCGAAGCCGGCGCGGCGCCGCGCGGCCAGCTCGTCTGCCAGTTCATGGCCGCAGGCGTCGAAGCATGGAAGGACGCGATCGTGAAGGCGCTCGTCGGCGCGACCGGCTGCCCGAACGTGTACGAGCGCTCGGACGTGTCGATCCGCGACAAGGAAGGGCTCGAGCAGACGACCGGCGTGCTGGCCGGCGATGCGCCGCCCGCGACGCTGATCTCGAACGAAAACGGCGTGCGCTATCACGTCGACGTGCCGAACGGCCACAAGACGGGCTTCTACGTCGACCAGCGCGACAACCGCGCGCTGGTTGCGCAGTACGCGGCTGATCGCGACGTGCTGAACTGCTTCTGCTACACCGGCGGCTTCTCGCTCGCGGCGCTCAAGGGCGGCGCGAAGCGTGTCGTGTCGATCGACTCGTCGGGCGATGCGCTCGCGCTCGCGCAGCAGAACGTCGTCGCCAACGGTTTCGACGCCGAACGCGCGACCTGGCTCGACGCCGACGCGTTCAAGACGCTGCGCCGCCTCGTCGACGAAGGCGAGCGTTTCGACCTGATCGTGCTCGATCCGCCGAAGTTCGCGCCGACCCGCGACAGCGTCGATCGCGCGGCGCGCGCGTACAAGGACATCAACCTGAGCGGCTTCAAGCTGCTGCGTCCGGGCGGCCTGCTGTTCACGTACTCGTGTTCGGGTGCGATCGACATGGACCTGTTCCAGAAGATCGTCGCGGGCGCGGCTGCCGACGCGAAGGTCGACGCGCGCATCCTGAAGCGGCTCGGCGCGGGCGTCGATCACCCGCTGCTCGCGGCATTCCCGGAAGGCGAATATCTGAAGGGCCTGCTGTTGCAAATCGTCTGA
- the xerC gene encoding tyrosine recombinase XerC — protein sequence MTDDPVAAYLSNLKHVRQLSEHTLRAYTHELDELKKLAAGRPLEVLTAADMRGAVARAHAGGLSARSIAHRLSAWRAFYRWLAQRIDMPANPVAAVRAPKRPKTLPKALSVDDASALMDAPLAGTTESIRDHAILELFYSSGLRLAELIGLDVMYTQADGYRSAGWLDLAEAEVTVRGKGNKERKVPVGRKAIDALNAWLAVRGEFVKHDPHPLFVSVRGNRMSPGVVRERVKRAALAAGIPANVHPHVLRHSFATHVLQSSGDLRAVQELLGHASVSATQVYTSLDFQHLAKIYDSAHPRAKKRD from the coding sequence ATGACAGACGATCCGGTCGCCGCCTACCTGTCGAACCTGAAGCACGTCAGGCAGCTGTCGGAGCACACGCTGCGCGCCTACACGCACGAACTCGACGAACTGAAGAAGCTTGCGGCCGGCCGGCCGCTCGAAGTGCTGACGGCCGCCGACATGCGCGGCGCGGTCGCGCGCGCGCATGCGGGCGGGCTGTCCGCACGGTCGATCGCGCACCGGCTGTCCGCGTGGCGCGCGTTCTACCGCTGGCTCGCGCAGCGCATCGACATGCCCGCGAACCCGGTCGCCGCGGTGCGCGCGCCGAAACGCCCGAAGACCTTGCCGAAGGCGCTGTCGGTCGACGACGCATCGGCCCTGATGGACGCACCGCTCGCCGGCACGACCGAAAGCATCCGCGATCACGCGATCCTCGAGCTGTTCTACTCGTCGGGGCTGCGCCTCGCGGAGCTGATCGGGCTCGACGTCATGTACACGCAGGCCGACGGCTACCGCTCGGCCGGCTGGCTCGATCTCGCCGAAGCCGAAGTCACCGTGCGCGGCAAGGGCAACAAGGAGCGCAAGGTGCCGGTCGGCCGCAAGGCAATCGATGCGCTGAACGCATGGCTCGCGGTGCGCGGCGAATTCGTGAAGCACGATCCGCATCCGCTGTTCGTGTCCGTGCGCGGCAACCGGATGTCGCCGGGCGTCGTGCGCGAGCGCGTGAAGCGCGCGGCGCTCGCCGCGGGCATCCCCGCCAATGTCCATCCGCACGTGCTGCGCCACTCGTTCGCGACGCACGTGCTGCAGTCGAGCGGCGACCTGCGCGCGGTGCAGGAACTGCTCGGCCACGCGAGCGTGTCCGCGACGCAGGTCTATACGTCGCTCGACTTCCAGCATCTCGCGAAGATTTACGACAGCGCGCATCCGCGCGCGAAGAAGCGCGACTGA
- the hslV gene encoding ATP-dependent protease subunit HslV, whose amino-acid sequence MEQFHGTTIVSVRRGDKVALGGDGQVTLGNIVMKGGARKVRRIYNNQVLVGFAGGTADAFSLLDRFEAKLEKHQGNLTRAAVELAKDWRTDRMLRRLEAMLITADATTTLVITGNGDVLDPEEGICAIGSGGAYAQAAARALAENTELSPREIVEKSLKIAGDMCIYTNHNRIIETIE is encoded by the coding sequence ATGGAGCAATTTCACGGCACGACCATCGTTTCGGTCCGGCGCGGCGACAAGGTCGCGCTCGGCGGCGACGGCCAGGTAACCCTCGGCAACATCGTCATGAAGGGTGGCGCGCGGAAAGTGCGGCGGATCTACAACAACCAGGTGCTGGTCGGATTCGCGGGCGGCACCGCCGATGCGTTCTCGCTGCTCGACCGCTTCGAGGCGAAGCTCGAGAAGCACCAGGGCAACCTGACCCGCGCGGCCGTCGAGCTCGCGAAGGACTGGCGCACCGACCGGATGCTGCGCCGCCTCGAGGCGATGCTGATCACGGCCGATGCCACCACCACGCTCGTGATCACCGGCAACGGCGACGTGCTCGACCCGGAAGAGGGCATCTGCGCGATCGGTTCGGGCGGTGCGTATGCGCAGGCCGCGGCCCGCGCGCTCGCGGAGAACACCGAGCTGTCCCCGCGCGAGATCGTCGAGAAGTCGCTGAAGATTGCCGGCGACATGTGCATCTACACGAACCACAACCGCATCATCGAAACGATCGAGTAA
- the metK gene encoding methionine adenosyltransferase, translating into MANDYLFTSESVSEGHPDKVADQISDAILDAILEQDKYSRVAAETLCNTGLVVLAGEITTTANIDYIQIARDTIKRIGYDNTDYGIDYKGCAVLVAYDKQSPDIAQGVDRAHDDNLDQGAGDQGLMFGYACDETPELMPLPIYLSHRLVERQASLRRDGRLQWLRPDAKSQVTVRYVDGKPHSIDTVVLSTQHAPDIELPALREAVIEEIIKPTLPADLIKGDIKFLVNPTGRFVIGGPQGDCGLTGRKIIVDTYGGAAPHGGGAFSGKDPSKVDRSAAYAGRYVAKNIVAAGLASRALIQVSYAIGVAEPTSVMVNTFGTGRVSDAVITKLVREHFDLRPKGIIKMLDLLRPIYEKTAAYGHFGREEPEFSWEATDKALALAEAAGVEPTARVA; encoded by the coding sequence GTGGCAAACGATTATCTCTTCACGTCCGAATCCGTCTCCGAAGGCCATCCGGACAAGGTCGCGGACCAAATCTCGGACGCGATCCTCGACGCCATCCTCGAGCAAGACAAGTATTCCCGCGTCGCGGCGGAAACGCTGTGCAACACGGGTCTCGTCGTCCTGGCCGGTGAAATCACCACGACGGCCAACATCGACTACATCCAGATCGCGCGCGACACGATCAAGCGCATCGGCTACGACAACACCGACTACGGCATCGACTACAAGGGTTGCGCGGTGCTCGTCGCGTACGACAAGCAGTCGCCGGACATCGCCCAGGGCGTCGATCGTGCACACGACGACAACCTCGATCAGGGTGCGGGCGACCAGGGCCTGATGTTCGGTTACGCGTGCGATGAAACGCCGGAACTGATGCCGCTGCCGATCTACCTGTCGCACCGTCTCGTCGAGCGCCAGGCCAGCCTGCGCCGCGACGGCCGCCTGCAATGGCTGCGCCCGGACGCGAAGTCGCAGGTCACCGTCCGCTACGTCGACGGCAAGCCGCATTCGATCGACACCGTCGTGCTGTCGACGCAGCACGCACCGGACATCGAGCTGCCCGCGCTGCGCGAAGCCGTGATCGAGGAAATCATCAAGCCGACGCTGCCGGCCGACCTGATCAAGGGCGACATCAAGTTCCTGGTGAACCCGACCGGCCGGTTCGTGATCGGCGGCCCGCAGGGCGATTGCGGCCTGACCGGCCGCAAGATCATCGTCGACACGTACGGCGGTGCCGCACCGCACGGCGGCGGCGCGTTCTCGGGCAAGGATCCGTCGAAGGTCGACCGTTCGGCTGCGTACGCAGGCCGCTACGTCGCGAAGAACATCGTCGCCGCCGGCCTCGCGTCGCGCGCGCTGATCCAGGTGTCGTACGCGATCGGCGTCGCCGAGCCGACCTCGGTGATGGTCAACACGTTCGGCACGGGCCGCGTGTCGGATGCGGTGATCACGAAGCTCGTGCGCGAGCATTTCGACCTGCGTCCGAAGGGCATCATCAAGATGCTCGACCTGCTGCGCCCGATCTACGAGAAGACGGCTGCTTACGGCCACTTCGGCCGCGAAGAGCCGGAATTCTCGTGGGAAGCGACCGACAAGGCGCTCGCACTGGCCGAAGCGGCCGGCGTCGAGCCGACGGCACGCGTCGCGTAA
- a CDS encoding phytanoyl-CoA dioxygenase family protein, with the protein MSSPLQSESIRAQVAELRERGFVVARGLVGEAQCAALRQIAERQLREAAEPIEFEADLRYPGAPESKHAPGGHTVRRLLDAYSRDPAFAERAIAPEIGAWMREYFGEEPVLSRAHHNCMMTKHPAYGSLTGWHRDFRYWSFERPDMVSVWLALGPETNENGALWLVPGSHTAEFGPEAFDDAKFFRSDLPANRKMIDAATCPSLQTGDVVFFHSNTLHSAGQNRSDQVKFSLVYTYHGASNRPLPGTRSASKPEVQF; encoded by the coding sequence ATGTCGTCTCCATTGCAGTCGGAATCGATCCGCGCGCAAGTCGCGGAATTGCGCGAGCGCGGCTTTGTCGTCGCGCGTGGCCTCGTCGGCGAAGCGCAGTGCGCGGCGCTCAGGCAGATCGCGGAGCGCCAGTTGCGGGAGGCGGCCGAGCCGATCGAGTTCGAGGCGGATCTGCGCTACCCGGGCGCGCCCGAGTCCAAGCATGCGCCGGGCGGGCATACGGTGCGGCGGCTGCTCGATGCGTATTCACGCGATCCGGCGTTCGCCGAGCGCGCGATCGCACCCGAAATCGGTGCGTGGATGCGCGAGTATTTCGGCGAAGAACCCGTGCTGTCGCGCGCGCATCACAACTGCATGATGACGAAGCATCCCGCGTACGGCAGCCTGACCGGCTGGCATCGCGATTTCCGCTACTGGTCGTTCGAGCGCCCGGACATGGTGTCGGTGTGGCTTGCGCTCGGGCCGGAAACGAACGAGAACGGCGCACTGTGGCTCGTGCCGGGGTCGCATACGGCCGAATTCGGGCCTGAAGCGTTCGACGATGCGAAGTTCTTCCGCAGCGACCTGCCGGCGAACCGGAAGATGATCGATGCGGCCACGTGCCCGTCGCTGCAGACGGGCGACGTGGTGTTCTTCCACAGCAATACGCTGCATTCGGCCGGACAGAACCGTTCCGACCAGGTGAAGTTCTCGCTCGTGTACACCTATCACGGCGCGAGCAACCGGCCGCTGCCCGGCACGCGCTCGGCGTCGAAGCCGGAAGTGCAGTTCTAG
- the dapF gene encoding diaminopimelate epimerase gives MKLSFTKMHGAGNDFVVLDGYSRALPPLTEAQVRALANRHFGIGADQLLLVEKPTVDGVDFKYRIFNCDGGEVEHCGNGARCFVKFVSDRGLTDKRSVRVQVMKGLITLTMQDNGEVVVDMGAPVFAPAQVPFDAAGLDGRTEGRDTLWPLDVGGATRWISTVSMGNPHAVQIVDDAEAYPVLEEGPLIEHHARFPERVNAGFMQIVSRSEVRLRVYERAAGETLACGTGACAAVAAGIRRGLLDSPVTVHTHGGTLTISWDGARDEAAALMMAGPATTVFEGEIDLPA, from the coding sequence GTGAAACTCTCGTTCACCAAGATGCACGGCGCGGGCAACGACTTCGTCGTGCTCGACGGCTATTCGCGCGCATTGCCGCCGCTCACCGAAGCGCAGGTGCGCGCGCTCGCCAACCGCCACTTCGGCATCGGCGCCGATCAGTTGCTGCTCGTCGAAAAACCGACCGTCGACGGCGTCGATTTCAAGTACCGGATCTTCAATTGCGACGGCGGCGAGGTCGAACACTGCGGCAACGGCGCGCGCTGCTTCGTGAAGTTCGTCAGCGACCGCGGCCTGACCGACAAGCGCAGCGTGCGCGTGCAGGTCATGAAGGGTCTGATCACGTTGACGATGCAGGACAACGGCGAAGTCGTCGTCGACATGGGTGCGCCCGTGTTCGCGCCGGCGCAGGTGCCGTTCGATGCGGCAGGCCTCGACGGCCGCACCGAGGGCCGCGACACGTTGTGGCCGCTCGACGTCGGCGGCGCGACGCGCTGGATCTCGACGGTGTCGATGGGCAACCCGCACGCGGTGCAGATCGTCGACGACGCCGAAGCGTATCCGGTGCTCGAGGAAGGCCCGCTGATCGAGCACCACGCGCGCTTCCCGGAGCGCGTGAACGCCGGCTTCATGCAGATCGTGTCGCGCAGCGAAGTGCGGCTGCGCGTGTACGAACGCGCGGCGGGCGAGACGCTCGCGTGCGGCACCGGCGCGTGCGCGGCGGTCGCGGCCGGCATCCGGCGCGGCCTGCTCGATTCGCCCGTGACCGTGCACACGCACGGCGGCACGCTGACGATCAGCTGGGACGGCGCACGCGACGAAGCTGCCGCGCTGATGATGGCCGGGCCCGCCACGACCGTGTTCGAAGGCGAGATCGACCTGCCTGCCTGA
- the mgrA gene encoding L-glyceraldehyde 3-phosphate reductase, which yields MAYEAASERYADMQYRTCGKSGLKLPALSLGLWHNFGDSTPISTQREILRTAFDLGINHFDLANNYGPPYGSAETNFGRLLKEDFRPYRDELLISTKAGWDMWPGPYGSGGGSRKYVLASLDQSLQRMGLDYVDIFYSHRFDAHTPLEETAGALASAVQQGKALYIGISSYSAAKTREMAELLAQYKVPLLIHQPSYNLLNRWVETELLGTLDEIGTGSIAFTPLAQGLLTSKYLNGVPADARVNKPGGGSLKQDHLSADNLEHVRKLNVIAERRGQSLAQMALAWVLRNGRVTSALIGASRAEQVRENVGALKHLEFSAEELAEIDRYATEGGINLWEKPSTDQAI from the coding sequence ATGGCCTACGAAGCAGCTTCCGAACGTTATGCCGACATGCAATACCGCACCTGTGGCAAATCCGGGCTCAAACTGCCCGCGCTGTCGCTCGGCCTGTGGCACAACTTCGGCGACTCGACGCCGATCTCGACGCAGCGCGAAATCCTGCGTACCGCGTTCGACCTCGGCATCAACCACTTCGATCTCGCGAACAACTACGGGCCGCCGTACGGCAGTGCCGAAACCAACTTCGGCCGGCTGCTGAAGGAGGATTTCCGGCCGTATCGCGACGAGTTGCTGATCTCGACGAAGGCCGGCTGGGACATGTGGCCGGGGCCGTACGGCAGCGGCGGCGGGTCGCGCAAGTACGTGCTCGCGAGCCTCGACCAGAGCCTGCAGCGGATGGGGCTCGACTACGTCGACATCTTCTATTCGCACCGCTTCGACGCGCACACGCCGCTCGAGGAAACGGCGGGCGCGCTCGCGTCGGCCGTGCAGCAGGGCAAGGCGCTTTATATCGGCATTTCGTCGTATTCGGCGGCGAAGACGCGCGAGATGGCCGAGCTGCTCGCGCAGTACAAGGTGCCGCTGTTGATCCATCAGCCGTCGTACAACCTGCTGAACCGCTGGGTCGAAACCGAGCTGCTCGGCACGCTCGACGAGATCGGCACGGGCAGCATCGCGTTCACGCCGCTCGCGCAGGGGTTGCTCACGTCGAAGTACCTGAACGGCGTGCCGGCCGACGCGCGCGTGAACAAGCCGGGCGGCGGCTCGCTGAAGCAGGATCATCTGAGCGCGGACAACCTCGAGCATGTGCGCAAGCTCAACGTGATCGCCGAGCGGCGCGGGCAGAGCCTTGCGCAGATGGCGCTCGCATGGGTGCTGCGCAACGGCCGCGTGACGTCCGCGCTGATCGGCGCGAGCCGTGCGGAGCAGGTGCGTGAAAACGTCGGTGCGCTGAAGCACCTCGAATTCTCGGCGGAGGAACTCGCGGAGATCGACCGTTACGCGACGGAAGGCGGCATCAATCTGTGGGAAAAGCCGTCCACCGATCAGGCGATCTGA